The Candidatus Nitronereus thalassa genome includes the window ATTAGTGCTAGGATTGATGACATATTGGATGTTTGGTTGAATCAGGACCTCATGTGTAAAATTGATGGCATAGGTGAACTCGACAGTCACTTCGACATCATTCACACGAATCCCTACTTGCCGTTGCGCTCGTTCGAAGTGGCTTCCATTTAACGCGGCAGCAATGCCGAATCCCATTTCATCAGTTGGACGCCCGCGAAGTAAACCTCGATAGACCAATCCCCCACCGTAATACTGTGAGAAACGATTGACACGAGGATCAGCAACCCCGGCTCTGGCAAAGAGTATCAGTCCCTGCGTTGCGTCTTCGTGTTCATGAAACACCATCTGCTCGGCCAATCCATAGAGACCATAGGTCCCATCACGGCGAATGGGATTGCCGGAATTATTCACCTCACTTAAATCATTCAACTCCGTCGTATACCCCCAGATACCGACAGCATATTTCCCCTGGTATTCCATGGGCGCAGCCCTGCCTACACGGGAAAAACCGAGACGAAACTGACGTTTGGATAATATCCCTTCTCCGTCTTCTTTTATCCCTTCCTCCGGAAAGGTGTAATAGGAAAACTCGGTGCCAAAAAAAATCCCATCGTCGCTTCTCAAATGGATTTCCGTACCATTTGGATCATTAGGATCACCCGGCACCCCATCCGCAATCACCGCGCGAATGGCTATGGCATCATTGAGAATAGCTTGTCCTCTCACGGCTAAGGATGTGGCGGGAAAGGTAGAGGGAC containing:
- a CDS encoding carbohydrate porin codes for the protein MIKGDSKLSCPLSLDPQSRRYFLPHKVIGPFLCLIWLMPVWVGAETLVGMPVVEDFVHTWHSLQDQFSTKGVNFEIINTIDVLTPISGGLHRKTATAGVLDLLLTINGEKFFGLKDSTFFMYGLGIYGENPSNNVGDVQAVSSLAAPTTWKLFEVWYQQNFFNERLSILAGLYDVTSEFDVIRSSAELFLNGSFGTGAEFAASGRIGPSTFPATSLAVRGQAILNDAIAIRAVIADGVPGDPNDPNGTEIHLRSDDGIFFGTEFSYYTFPEEGIKEDGEGILSKRQFRLGFSRVGRAAPMEYQGKYAVGIWGYTTELNDLSEVNNSGNPIRRDGTYGLYGLAEQMVFHEHEDATQGLILFARAGVADPRVNRFSQYYGGGLVYRGLLRGRPTDEMGFGIAAALNGSHFERAQRQVGIRVNDVEVTVEFTYAINFTHEVLIQPNIQYVINPSTNPSIADALVLGVRLGFDLDWFEREE